A stretch of Henckelia pumila isolate YLH828 chromosome 4, ASM3356847v2, whole genome shotgun sequence DNA encodes these proteins:
- the LOC140865682 gene encoding transcription factor HHO6-like translates to MGVGSRICPELSLDCPSSSRCFVQKPIGMFLDEVSTICSVPEKISKLDEYVCRLQDEVKKIYGFKRELPFCMLLLNDAIVMMKDELMKCRRSSTQPLLKEFIPLKKNEEVEIVKENTLTNVITDERSWKNSLQLGNLNNNHHFGNSGFDDINHMLKQDISRKSAKEEKNHPLEIMVKEEDDESSLESNLKAGEKQPTKKQRRSWSPELHHRFVEALLKLGGPGAATPRLIRENMAVDGLTLDQVKSHLQKYRIHMKKSNPSANIQPHVVGIGAGLRPPQEPRGESLKLSSSQSGSPHGPSLLTGSSHGTSTTTGGDTIVQEDDDERSVIHSWRSQLQRCVV, encoded by the exons ATGGGTGTGGGATCCAGAATCTGCCCAGAACTCAGCTTGGATTGCCCCTCTTCATCCAGATGTTTCGTTCAAAAACCAATCGGGATGTTTCTTGATGAAGTTTCCACGATTTGTAGTGTGCCCGAGAAGATTTCCAAGCTCGATGAATATGTTTGCAGGTTGCAAGATGAGGTGAAGAAGATCTACGGGTTCAAAAGAGAGCTCCCTTTTTGCATGCTCCTTTTGAACGATG CAATTGTGATGATGAAGGATGAGTTAATGAAGTGCAGAAGATCGAGTACTCAGCCATTGTTGAAAGAATTCATACCATTGAAGAAAAATGAAGAAGTTGAGATTGTTAAAGAGAATACTCTCACAAATGTTATCACTGATGAAAGGAGTTGGAAGAATTCTCTGCAGTTGGGGAACTTGAACAACAATCACCATTTCGGAAATTCGGGTTTCGATGACATCAACCACATGTTAAAACAAGATATAAGTAGAAAG AGCGCTAAAGAAGAAAAGAATCATCCATTGGAGATCATGGTGAAAGAAGAGGATGACGAATCATCTCTCGAGTCGAATTTGAAGGCTGGGGAGAAACAGCCTACTAAGAAACAGAGGAGAAGTTGGTCTCCCGAATTGCATCACCGGTTTGTGGAAGCCTTGCTCAAGCTCGGAGGCCCTGGAG CTGCTACGCCTAGGCTGATAAGAGAAAACATGGCAGTGGACGGTCTCACCCTCGATCAAGTAAAGAGCCATCTGCAA AAATATCGCATCCATATGAAGAAGTCTAATCCTTCGGCCAATATCCAACCTCATGTTGTTGGCATAGGAGCTGGTTTAAGGCCGCCCCAAGAACCacgtggtgaatccttgaaactAAGCAGTTCTCAATCCGGATCACCTCACGGCCCTTCGCTGCTGACCGGTTCCTCTCATGGTACATCCACGACGACCGGCGGGGATACCATTGTTCAAGAAGATGACGATGAAAGATCAGTGATCCACAGCTGGAGGAGCCAACTTCAGAGATGTGTTGTGTAA